A stretch of the Equus caballus isolate H_3958 breed thoroughbred chromosome X, TB-T2T, whole genome shotgun sequence genome encodes the following:
- the HMGB3 gene encoding high mobility group protein B3 isoform X4: MAKGDPKKPKGKMSAYAFFVQTCREEHKKKNPEVPVNFAEFSKKCSERWKTMSGKEKSKFDEMAKADKVRYDREMKDYGPAKGGKKKKDPNAPKRPPSGFFLFCSEFRPKIKSTNPGISIGDVAKKLGEMWNNLSDSEKQPYNNKAAKLKEKYEKDVADYKSKGKFDGAKGPAKVARKKVEEEDEEDEEEEEEEEEEEEDE, translated from the exons ATGGCTAAAGGTGATCCCAAGAAACCAAAGGGCAAGATGTCTGCTTATGCCTTCTTTGTGCAGACGTGCAGAGAGGAACATAAGAAGAAAAACCCAGAGGTCCCTGTCAATTTTGCAGAATTTTCCAAGAAGTGCTCTGAGAGGTGGAAG ACTATGTCTGGGAAAGAGAAGTCTAAATTTGATGAGATGGCAAAGGCAGATAAAGTACGCTATGATCGGGAAATGAAGGATTATGGACCAGCTAAGGGAGGCAAGAAGAAGAAGGACCCTAATGCCCCCAAAAGGCCACC GTCTGGATTCTTCCTGTTCTGTTCAGAATTCCGCCCCAAGATCAAATCGACAAACCCTGGCATCTCTATTGGAGACGTGGCAAAGAAGCTGGGTGAGATGTGGAATAACTTAAGTGACAGTGAAAAGCAGCCTTACAACAATAAGGCGGCGAAGCTGAAGGAGAAGTACGAGAAG GATGTGGCCGACTATAAGTCTAAAGGAAAATTTGATGGTGCAAAGGGTCCTGCTAAAGTTGCCCGGAAAAaggtggaagaggaagatgaagaagacgaggaggaagaggaggaggaggaggaggaggaagaggatgaatAA
- the HMGB3 gene encoding high mobility group protein B3 isoform X3, protein MEVRMAKGDPKKPKGKMSAYAFFVQTCREEHKKKNPEVPVNFAEFSKKCSERWKTMSGKEKSKFDEMAKADKVRYDREMKDYGPAKGGKKKKDPNAPKRPPSGFFLFCSEFRPKIKSTNPGISIGDVAKKLGEMWNNLSDSEKQPYNNKAAKLKEKYEKDVADYKSKGKFDGAKGPAKVARKKVEEEDEEDEEEEEEEEEEEEDE, encoded by the exons ATGGAAG TCAGGATGGCTAAAGGTGATCCCAAGAAACCAAAGGGCAAGATGTCTGCTTATGCCTTCTTTGTGCAGACGTGCAGAGAGGAACATAAGAAGAAAAACCCAGAGGTCCCTGTCAATTTTGCAGAATTTTCCAAGAAGTGCTCTGAGAGGTGGAAG ACTATGTCTGGGAAAGAGAAGTCTAAATTTGATGAGATGGCAAAGGCAGATAAAGTACGCTATGATCGGGAAATGAAGGATTATGGACCAGCTAAGGGAGGCAAGAAGAAGAAGGACCCTAATGCCCCCAAAAGGCCACC GTCTGGATTCTTCCTGTTCTGTTCAGAATTCCGCCCCAAGATCAAATCGACAAACCCTGGCATCTCTATTGGAGACGTGGCAAAGAAGCTGGGTGAGATGTGGAATAACTTAAGTGACAGTGAAAAGCAGCCTTACAACAATAAGGCGGCGAAGCTGAAGGAGAAGTACGAGAAG GATGTGGCCGACTATAAGTCTAAAGGAAAATTTGATGGTGCAAAGGGTCCTGCTAAAGTTGCCCGGAAAAaggtggaagaggaagatgaagaagacgaggaggaagaggaggaggaggaggaggaggaagaggatgaatAA
- the HMGB3 gene encoding high mobility group protein B3 isoform X2, producing MERLPWKKGSKPFIIRIRMAKGDPKKPKGKMSAYAFFVQTCREEHKKKNPEVPVNFAEFSKKCSERWKTMSGKEKSKFDEMAKADKVRYDREMKDYGPAKGGKKKKDPNAPKRPPSGFFLFCSEFRPKIKSTNPGISIGDVAKKLGEMWNNLSDSEKQPYNNKAAKLKEKYEKDVADYKSKGKFDGAKGPAKVARKKVEEEDEEDEEEEEEEEEEEEDE from the exons ATGGAAAGGCTCCCTTGGAAGAAGGGGAGCAAACCTTTCATCATCCGAA TCAGGATGGCTAAAGGTGATCCCAAGAAACCAAAGGGCAAGATGTCTGCTTATGCCTTCTTTGTGCAGACGTGCAGAGAGGAACATAAGAAGAAAAACCCAGAGGTCCCTGTCAATTTTGCAGAATTTTCCAAGAAGTGCTCTGAGAGGTGGAAG ACTATGTCTGGGAAAGAGAAGTCTAAATTTGATGAGATGGCAAAGGCAGATAAAGTACGCTATGATCGGGAAATGAAGGATTATGGACCAGCTAAGGGAGGCAAGAAGAAGAAGGACCCTAATGCCCCCAAAAGGCCACC GTCTGGATTCTTCCTGTTCTGTTCAGAATTCCGCCCCAAGATCAAATCGACAAACCCTGGCATCTCTATTGGAGACGTGGCAAAGAAGCTGGGTGAGATGTGGAATAACTTAAGTGACAGTGAAAAGCAGCCTTACAACAATAAGGCGGCGAAGCTGAAGGAGAAGTACGAGAAG GATGTGGCCGACTATAAGTCTAAAGGAAAATTTGATGGTGCAAAGGGTCCTGCTAAAGTTGCCCGGAAAAaggtggaagaggaagatgaagaagacgaggaggaagaggaggaggaggaggaggaggaagaggatgaatAA
- the HMGB3 gene encoding high mobility group protein B3 isoform X5, with amino-acid sequence MQPLVRMAKGDPKKPKGKMSAYAFFVQTCREEHKKKNPEVPVNFAEFSKKCSERWKTMSGKEKSKFDEMAKADKVRYDREMKDYGPAKGGKKKKDPNAPKRPPSGFFLFCSEFRPKIKSTNPGISIGDVAKKLGEMWNNLSDSEKQPYNNKAAKLKEKYEKDVADYKSKGKFDGAKGPAKVARKKVEEEDEEDEEEEEEEEEEEEDE; translated from the exons ATGCAGCCCCTAG TCAGGATGGCTAAAGGTGATCCCAAGAAACCAAAGGGCAAGATGTCTGCTTATGCCTTCTTTGTGCAGACGTGCAGAGAGGAACATAAGAAGAAAAACCCAGAGGTCCCTGTCAATTTTGCAGAATTTTCCAAGAAGTGCTCTGAGAGGTGGAAG ACTATGTCTGGGAAAGAGAAGTCTAAATTTGATGAGATGGCAAAGGCAGATAAAGTACGCTATGATCGGGAAATGAAGGATTATGGACCAGCTAAGGGAGGCAAGAAGAAGAAGGACCCTAATGCCCCCAAAAGGCCACC GTCTGGATTCTTCCTGTTCTGTTCAGAATTCCGCCCCAAGATCAAATCGACAAACCCTGGCATCTCTATTGGAGACGTGGCAAAGAAGCTGGGTGAGATGTGGAATAACTTAAGTGACAGTGAAAAGCAGCCTTACAACAATAAGGCGGCGAAGCTGAAGGAGAAGTACGAGAAG GATGTGGCCGACTATAAGTCTAAAGGAAAATTTGATGGTGCAAAGGGTCCTGCTAAAGTTGCCCGGAAAAaggtggaagaggaagatgaagaagacgaggaggaagaggaggaggaggaggaggaggaagaggatgaatAA
- the HMGB3 gene encoding high mobility group protein B3 isoform X1: MIPVAAPNRRPSLFNMHEARGQWPGEEAVLNGGARWPIRRLSWRQLARGWGALSRASCPALPRLANNTVRMAKGDPKKPKGKMSAYAFFVQTCREEHKKKNPEVPVNFAEFSKKCSERWKTMSGKEKSKFDEMAKADKVRYDREMKDYGPAKGGKKKKDPNAPKRPPSGFFLFCSEFRPKIKSTNPGISIGDVAKKLGEMWNNLSDSEKQPYNNKAAKLKEKYEKDVADYKSKGKFDGAKGPAKVARKKVEEEDEEDEEEEEEEEEEEEDE, from the exons ATGATCCCAGTGGCCGCGCCCAATAGGCGCCCGAGCCTGTTTAATATGCATGAGGCCCGCGGCCAATGGCCGGGCGAGGAGGCTGTTTTAAACGGCGGAGCCCGCTGGCCAATCAGGCGGCTCTCGTGGAGGCAGCTAGCGCGAGGCTGGGGAGCGCTGAGCCGCGCGTCGTGCCCTGCGCTGCCCAGACTAGCGAACAATACAG TCAGGATGGCTAAAGGTGATCCCAAGAAACCAAAGGGCAAGATGTCTGCTTATGCCTTCTTTGTGCAGACGTGCAGAGAGGAACATAAGAAGAAAAACCCAGAGGTCCCTGTCAATTTTGCAGAATTTTCCAAGAAGTGCTCTGAGAGGTGGAAG ACTATGTCTGGGAAAGAGAAGTCTAAATTTGATGAGATGGCAAAGGCAGATAAAGTACGCTATGATCGGGAAATGAAGGATTATGGACCAGCTAAGGGAGGCAAGAAGAAGAAGGACCCTAATGCCCCCAAAAGGCCACC GTCTGGATTCTTCCTGTTCTGTTCAGAATTCCGCCCCAAGATCAAATCGACAAACCCTGGCATCTCTATTGGAGACGTGGCAAAGAAGCTGGGTGAGATGTGGAATAACTTAAGTGACAGTGAAAAGCAGCCTTACAACAATAAGGCGGCGAAGCTGAAGGAGAAGTACGAGAAG GATGTGGCCGACTATAAGTCTAAAGGAAAATTTGATGGTGCAAAGGGTCCTGCTAAAGTTGCCCGGAAAAaggtggaagaggaagatgaagaagacgaggaggaagaggaggaggaggaggaggaggaagaggatgaatAA